A region of Paraburkholderia sp. BL23I1N1 DNA encodes the following proteins:
- a CDS encoding carbohydrate ABC transporter permease, protein MSQSVARRLPAAQHRHVSTTRRHQHRAALFFLLPGCALFCLCVIYPVISSISLSFYNWDGMTPKTFAGFDNYIELFHADTFYTALKNNLIWLALFLLAPPLGLLFALYLNQHIRGMRVVKSLFFAPFVLSGVVVGLVFSWFYDPGFGLLKLIVGHGIPVLGDPHTVTFGIIFAALWPQTPFCMVLYLTGLTGINPEVVEAARMEGAKGVRLLWHVILPQLRPATFMAVVLTVIGALRSFDLIAVMSGGGPFDSSTVLAYFMYDQAIKYYREGYSAAIAVVLFAIMLVYIVFHLRRMLREEH, encoded by the coding sequence ATGTCTCAATCCGTAGCGCGCCGCTTGCCGGCGGCTCAGCACCGGCACGTCTCGACAACGCGCCGTCATCAGCACCGCGCCGCGCTTTTCTTTCTGTTGCCGGGTTGTGCGTTGTTTTGCCTGTGCGTGATCTACCCGGTCATCAGCAGCATTTCGCTCAGCTTTTATAACTGGGACGGCATGACGCCGAAGACGTTCGCGGGCTTCGACAACTACATCGAACTGTTTCATGCCGACACGTTCTATACGGCGCTCAAGAACAACCTGATCTGGCTCGCGCTGTTCCTGCTGGCGCCGCCGCTCGGGCTGCTGTTCGCGTTATATCTGAACCAGCATATCCGTGGCATGCGGGTCGTGAAGTCGCTGTTTTTCGCGCCATTCGTGCTATCGGGCGTGGTGGTCGGCCTCGTGTTCAGCTGGTTTTACGATCCCGGCTTCGGCTTGCTGAAACTGATCGTCGGTCATGGCATTCCTGTGCTCGGCGATCCGCACACGGTGACCTTCGGCATCATCTTCGCCGCGCTGTGGCCGCAAACGCCGTTCTGCATGGTGCTCTATCTCACCGGGCTGACCGGTATCAATCCGGAAGTGGTCGAGGCGGCGCGCATGGAGGGCGCTAAAGGCGTGCGTCTGCTATGGCACGTGATTCTTCCGCAACTACGGCCTGCTACGTTCATGGCCGTGGTGCTGACCGTGATCGGCGCGCTGCGCAGCTTCGACCTGATCGCGGTGATGAGCGGCGGCGGTCCCTTCGATAGCTCAACCGTGCTTGCCTATTTCATGTACGACCAGGCGATCAAGTACTACCGCGAAGGTTATTCCGCCGCGATTGCCGTCGTGCTGTTCGCCATCATGCTCGTCTACATCGTGTTCCATCTGCGCCGCATGCTGCGCGAAGAACACTGA